A stretch of the Teretinema zuelzerae genome encodes the following:
- the hflK gene encoding FtsH protease activity modulator HflK: MENNARRPEWLSPTLVLTLGVLIAVLAVGFTGFIVVDQTEEAVITRFGKYNRTAGPGLHFKVPLGIEKSWNVPTKRIQTEQFGFRTVKGGINNTYENNLTRESTMLTGDLNIVDVEWIIQYRIHDPRAWLFNVHESVRNSTIRDISQSVINMLVGDRAILDVIGPERTAIENNAIVMMNEILKQFELGVTITTVQLQNIVPPPGVQPAFEDVNKAIQDMNRLINEGKESYNAQIPKASGEAEKLIQQAQGYAAERVNRARGDVARFNSVYDEYRKAPEVTRKRLYLETIETLFSGTTGTTLVDKKLDNFLPLQNISKGGAQ, encoded by the coding sequence ATGGAAAATAATGCCCGACGGCCTGAATGGTTGAGTCCGACCTTAGTGCTGACGCTGGGAGTATTGATTGCTGTTCTGGCGGTAGGCTTCACCGGCTTCATCGTCGTCGATCAGACGGAAGAGGCGGTCATTACGAGATTTGGAAAATATAACCGGACGGCAGGACCCGGACTGCATTTCAAAGTTCCGTTGGGAATTGAAAAAAGCTGGAATGTTCCGACAAAACGGATTCAAACCGAACAATTCGGCTTCCGCACCGTAAAGGGCGGCATCAACAACACCTACGAAAACAATCTGACCCGAGAGTCGACGATGCTGACCGGCGACTTGAACATAGTAGACGTTGAATGGATTATCCAATACCGGATACACGATCCGCGCGCCTGGCTTTTCAACGTGCACGAAAGCGTGCGGAACTCGACCATCAGGGACATTTCCCAATCGGTCATCAACATGCTCGTGGGAGACCGCGCGATCCTCGACGTAATCGGACCGGAAAGAACCGCGATAGAGAACAACGCGATAGTCATGATGAACGAGATTCTCAAGCAATTCGAGCTCGGAGTGACGATAACCACCGTGCAGCTCCAGAACATAGTGCCTCCTCCCGGAGTGCAGCCGGCCTTCGAAGACGTCAACAAGGCGATTCAGGATATGAACCGCTTGATAAACGAAGGAAAGGAATCCTACAACGCTCAGATACCGAAGGCGTCCGGCGAGGCGGAAAAGCTGATTCAGCAGGCGCAGGGATACGCGGCGGAACGCGTAAACCGGGCTCGCGGAGACGTTGCCCGATTCAACTCGGTGTACGACGAATACCGGAAGGCTCCGGAGGTAACAAGAAAACGCTTGTATCTGGAAACGATAGAAACCCTCTTTTCAGGCACTACGGGAACCACTCTGGTCGATAAAAAACTGGACAACTTCCTTCCGTTACAGAACATCTCTAAAGGAGGCGCTCAATGA
- the hflC gene encoding protease modulator HflC — protein sequence MKQATTRILIAAGAMLALFLIANPLYIVNEGEQVVVTRFGEIVDSTDEAGLHVRLPFADSVITYPRKVMALDGDSQRIPTKENQFIIVDTTSRWKITDPVKFYESVTSIEGAYSRLSDIIDSAVRTVITSSSLNDVVRNTNLINELQHTENFALGADAEEVQLSQITGEKINYEAISRGRQELSKEMAAAASEKVAGFGIELLDIVLRQIKYSDELTESVYNRMIKERNQIAQTFRSTGEGKKAEWLGKLENEQKTLLSSAYNRAETIKGTADAEASRIYADAYSRDSEFYGFWKSIESYKSTLGSFDKVLTTDMDFFKYLYSPNGR from the coding sequence ATGAAGCAGGCAACAACCCGAATTTTAATCGCCGCAGGCGCTATGCTCGCACTTTTTTTGATAGCAAATCCTCTCTATATCGTTAACGAAGGCGAGCAGGTAGTGGTAACCCGCTTCGGAGAAATCGTCGATTCGACCGACGAAGCGGGCTTGCACGTTCGCCTTCCCTTCGCCGATTCGGTGATTACCTATCCCCGCAAGGTGATGGCGCTCGACGGAGACTCGCAGCGCATACCGACTAAAGAAAACCAGTTCATCATCGTGGATACGACGAGCCGATGGAAAATCACCGATCCGGTGAAGTTCTACGAATCGGTCACTTCCATTGAAGGAGCCTACTCGCGCTTGAGCGACATCATCGATTCCGCCGTGCGCACCGTCATCACCTCCTCGAGTTTGAACGACGTTGTGCGGAATACGAACCTCATCAACGAACTCCAGCATACGGAAAACTTCGCGCTTGGAGCGGACGCCGAAGAAGTGCAGCTCAGCCAGATCACCGGAGAGAAGATCAATTACGAGGCGATCTCGCGGGGCCGGCAGGAGCTCAGCAAGGAAATGGCCGCGGCCGCGAGCGAGAAGGTCGCGGGATTCGGAATCGAGCTGCTGGACATCGTGCTGAGGCAGATCAAATATTCGGACGAGCTGACCGAAAGCGTGTATAACCGCATGATAAAGGAACGGAATCAGATCGCGCAGACCTTCAGATCGACCGGAGAGGGAAAAAAAGCCGAGTGGCTGGGAAAGCTCGAAAACGAGCAGAAAACCCTCCTCTCGAGCGCATACAACCGCGCCGAAACGATCAAGGGAACCGCCGACGCCGAAGCTTCGCGCATCTACGCAGACGCGTATTCGCGCGATTCCGAGTTCTACGGATTCTGGAAGAGCATAGAATCGTATAAGTCGACGCTCGGCAGCTTCGACAAGGTTCTTACCACAGACATGGACTTCTTCAAGTACCTGTATTCTCCGAACGGAAGATGA
- the miaA gene encoding tRNA (adenosine(37)-N6)-dimethylallyltransferase MiaA, producing the protein MTDARDIPVLVVFGATASGKTSLADTLFSQSSSPCPGEDFSFFKGRAEIVSADSMQVYRGMDIGTAKPPRSLLERLPHHLFDIRDPREQFSAGDFVRLADELCRSISGRGRLPVILGGTGFYIRNFLCGLPSTPESDPILRKNLQDRAEIEGTAAMHRELSAVDPESAAKIHPNDEYRILRALEVFLQSGKPRSAHDLSSRLRPGYRFKVIFLDRPRAQLYDRINLRVAEMFEQGLPEEFARLLEAGHDKAEPGMQAIGYREFFLTDPPGADPSRIREEIARNSRKYAKRQEVFMSSIPGVERWNPEDLPSIYNAVLDAFRDSVHTS; encoded by the coding sequence ATGACCGATGCGCGGGATATTCCTGTTCTCGTCGTTTTCGGCGCGACCGCATCCGGAAAAACCTCTCTTGCGGACACCCTTTTTTCACAGAGCTCTTCTCCCTGCCCGGGAGAAGATTTTTCTTTTTTTAAAGGCCGGGCCGAAATCGTCAGCGCCGACTCCATGCAAGTATACCGCGGCATGGATATCGGAACGGCAAAGCCGCCGCGCTCCCTTCTCGAGCGTCTCCCCCATCATCTCTTCGATATCCGCGATCCCCGCGAACAGTTTTCCGCCGGCGACTTCGTTCGCTTAGCCGACGAACTGTGCCGTTCGATCTCCGGGAGAGGCCGTCTTCCCGTAATTCTCGGCGGAACCGGCTTTTACATCAGAAATTTTCTCTGCGGCCTGCCTTCCACTCCCGAATCGGACCCGATCCTCAGAAAGAATCTTCAGGACAGGGCCGAAATAGAGGGGACGGCGGCTATGCACCGCGAGCTGTCGGCGGTCGATCCCGAAAGCGCGGCTAAAATCCATCCCAACGACGAATACCGCATACTTCGCGCCCTTGAGGTGTTCCTGCAATCGGGCAAGCCCCGCAGCGCTCACGATCTGTCATCGCGTCTGCGCCCGGGATATCGGTTCAAGGTGATCTTTCTTGACCGTCCGCGCGCGCAGCTCTACGACCGGATTAATCTCCGCGTCGCCGAGATGTTCGAACAGGGCTTGCCGGAAGAATTCGCGCGGCTTTTGGAAGCGGGGCACGATAAGGCTGAGCCCGGCATGCAGGCGATCGGCTACCGCGAGTTTTTCCTCACGGATCCGCCCGGCGCCGACCCTTCGCGCATCCGTGAGGAAATCGCCCGGAACAGCAGAAAATACGCCAAGCGGCAGGAGGTGTTCATGTCCTCTATTCCCGGCGTGGAGCGCTGGAATCCCGAAGATCTCCCGTCAATTTATAACGCGGTACTTGACGCCTTTAGGGATTCTGTGCATACTTCGTAA
- a CDS encoding DNA-directed RNA polymerase subunit omega, which produces MIFPLEHLVEFTGNVYEITCASIRRAYQLSMVRDPEIEENDGKVVSLAARQVFTRNVEYQIEDK; this is translated from the coding sequence ATGATATTTCCATTGGAACATCTTGTAGAATTTACGGGCAACGTATACGAAATCACCTGCGCTTCGATCAGGCGCGCCTATCAGCTTTCCATGGTTCGCGATCCCGAGATCGAAGAAAATGACGGAAAAGTCGTTTCTCTCGCCGCGCGGCAGGTTTTTACCCGCAACGTCGAGTACCAGATCGAAGACAAATAA